One Bradyrhizobium zhanjiangense DNA segment encodes these proteins:
- a CDS encoding SDR family oxidoreductase, whose amino-acid sequence MTKNGKRVAWVTGGGSGIGEAGAEALAADGWTVVVSGRRQSALDAVVAKINGAGGTAEAIVLDVSNATEAQKAADRIVARHGRIDLLVNNAGINVPKRSWKDMELEGWDKLVQVNLNGVLYCMRAVLPTMRKQQDGAIINVSSWAGRHVSKMPGPAYTTTKHAVLALTHSFNMDECVNGLRACCLMPGEVATPILKLRPVVPSEEEQARMLQSEDLGRTIAFIASMPARVCINEVLISPTHNRGFIQTPHSRD is encoded by the coding sequence ATGACCAAAAACGGGAAACGCGTGGCCTGGGTCACGGGCGGCGGCAGCGGGATCGGCGAGGCCGGCGCCGAGGCGTTAGCTGCCGACGGCTGGACGGTGGTGGTCTCGGGCCGGCGCCAGTCAGCCCTCGATGCGGTGGTTGCGAAGATCAATGGCGCAGGCGGGACGGCCGAGGCCATTGTGCTTGACGTGTCCAACGCCACTGAAGCCCAGAAGGCAGCCGATCGAATCGTCGCCAGGCACGGCCGGATCGATCTGCTGGTGAACAATGCCGGCATCAATGTTCCCAAGCGCAGCTGGAAGGACATGGAACTGGAAGGCTGGGATAAGCTCGTCCAGGTCAATCTCAACGGCGTGCTTTATTGCATGCGCGCGGTGCTGCCGACGATGCGCAAGCAGCAGGACGGCGCGATCATCAACGTCTCGTCCTGGGCCGGCCGCCATGTCTCGAAGATGCCGGGCCCGGCCTATACCACGACCAAGCATGCGGTGCTGGCGCTGACCCATTCCTTCAACATGGACGAATGCGTCAACGGCCTGCGCGCCTGCTGCCTGATGCCGGGCGAGGTGGCAACGCCGATCCTGAAGCTGCGCCCGGTGGTGCCGAGCGAGGAGGAGCAGGCCAGGATGCTGCAATCCGAAGATCTCGGCCGCACCATCGCGTTCATTGCGAGCATGCCGGCGCGCGTGTGCATCAACGAGGTGCTGATCAGCCCGACGCATAACCGCGGTTTTATTCAGACGCCGCACAGCAGGGACTGA
- a CDS encoding molybdopterin-binding protein: MAKRSFLIPGVDKRLLIKDSIKTMPDVTRRRFIAGGASLGALTLLTGCDVVDSSSAEEMLKQVSKFNDAVQSFIFNPDALAPTFPESAITKPFPFNAYYDLDDAPDVDGNDWKLEVRGLVDNKKSWTLDELYELPQVTQITRHICVEGWSAIGSWTGTPLRDFLKLIGADTRAKYVWFQCADKDGYNSPLDMRSALHPQTQMTFKYANEILPRAYGFPMKIRVPTKLGFKNPKYVVSMEVTNDYKGGYWEDQGYNSFSGS; this comes from the coding sequence ATGGCCAAACGTTCATTCCTGATCCCCGGCGTCGACAAGCGGCTCCTGATCAAGGACTCCATCAAGACGATGCCTGACGTCACCCGCCGCCGCTTCATCGCGGGCGGCGCCAGCCTCGGCGCGCTGACGCTGCTCACCGGCTGTGACGTCGTCGACTCCTCCTCGGCCGAGGAGATGCTGAAGCAGGTCTCGAAGTTCAACGACGCCGTGCAGTCCTTCATTTTCAATCCCGATGCGCTGGCGCCGACCTTCCCCGAGAGCGCGATCACAAAACCGTTCCCGTTCAATGCCTATTACGATCTCGACGACGCGCCTGATGTCGATGGCAACGACTGGAAGCTCGAAGTGCGCGGTCTCGTCGATAACAAGAAGTCCTGGACGCTGGACGAGCTCTATGAATTGCCGCAGGTCACGCAGATCACCCGCCACATCTGCGTCGAGGGCTGGAGCGCGATCGGCAGCTGGACCGGCACGCCCTTGCGCGATTTCCTCAAGCTGATCGGCGCCGACACGCGCGCGAAATATGTCTGGTTCCAGTGTGCCGACAAGGACGGCTACAACTCGCCGCTCGACATGCGCAGCGCACTGCATCCGCAGACCCAGATGACCTTCAAATACGCGAACGAGATCTTGCCGCGCGCCTACGGCTTTCCGATGAAGATCCGCGTGCCGACAAAGCTCGGCTTCAAGAACCCGAAATACGTGGTCTCGATGGAAGTCACCAACGACTACAAGGGCGGCTATTGGGAAGACCAGGGGTATAATTCGTTTAGTGGGAGTTAG
- the leuB gene encoding 3-isopropylmalate dehydrogenase, whose product MATHKLLLLPGDGIGPEVMGEVKRLIDWLNSAGIAKFETDTGLVGGAAYDAHKVSISEGDMAKAKDADAVIFGAVGGPKWDAVPYEVRPEAGLLRLRKDLALFANLRPAVCYPALADASSLKREAVEGLDIVIVRELTGGVYFGEPKTITDLGNGQKRAIDTQVYDTYEIERIARVAFELAKKRKNKVTSMEKRNVMKSGVLWNEVVTQVHKREYPDVTLEHQLADSGGMMLVKWPKQFDVIVTDNLFGDMLSDIAAMLTGSLGMLPSASLGEVDVKSKKRKALYEPVHGSAPDIAGKGLANPIAMISSFGMALRYSFDMGDLADKVDAAIGAVLASGLRTADIKSEGTTAASTTQMGEAILKELQKLHG is encoded by the coding sequence ATGGCGACCCACAAACTGCTGCTGCTTCCCGGCGACGGTATCGGCCCCGAGGTGATGGGCGAGGTGAAGCGGCTGATCGACTGGCTCAATTCGGCCGGGATCGCCAAATTCGAGACCGACACCGGTCTCGTCGGCGGCGCGGCCTATGACGCGCACAAGGTGTCGATCTCCGAGGGCGACATGGCCAAAGCCAAGGACGCCGACGCCGTGATCTTTGGCGCGGTCGGCGGCCCGAAATGGGATGCCGTGCCCTACGAGGTGCGCCCCGAAGCCGGTCTGCTTCGCCTGCGCAAGGATCTCGCCCTGTTCGCCAACTTGCGTCCTGCCGTGTGCTATCCGGCGCTGGCAGACGCCTCGAGCCTGAAGCGCGAGGCGGTCGAGGGCCTCGACATCGTCATCGTGCGCGAGCTCACCGGCGGCGTCTATTTCGGCGAGCCCAAGACCATCACCGATCTCGGCAACGGCCAGAAGCGCGCCATCGATACCCAGGTCTACGACACCTATGAGATCGAGCGCATCGCCCGCGTCGCCTTCGAGCTTGCCAAGAAGCGCAAGAACAAGGTGACGTCGATGGAGAAGCGCAACGTCATGAAGTCGGGCGTGCTCTGGAACGAGGTCGTCACGCAAGTTCACAAGCGCGAATACCCCGACGTCACGCTCGAGCATCAGCTCGCCGATTCCGGCGGCATGATGCTGGTGAAATGGCCGAAGCAGTTCGACGTCATCGTCACCGACAATCTGTTCGGCGACATGCTCTCCGACATCGCGGCGATGCTGACGGGGTCGCTCGGCATGCTGCCCTCGGCTTCGCTTGGCGAGGTCGACGTCAAGAGCAAGAAGCGCAAGGCGCTGTACGAGCCGGTGCACGGCTCCGCCCCTGATATCGCCGGCAAGGGCCTCGCCAATCCGATCGCGATGATCTCGTCGTTCGGCATGGCGCTGCGCTACTCCTTCGACATGGGCGATCTCGCCGACAAGGTCGATGCCGCCATCGGCGCCGTGCTCGCCAGCGGCCTGCGCACCGCCGACATCAAGTCGGAAGGCACCACCGCCGCTTCGACCACGCAGATGGGCGAAGCGATCCTGAAGGAATTGCAGAAGCTGCACGGGTAG
- a CDS encoding YbfB/YjiJ family MFS transporter, with protein MHAPDRPPIPHPARLILTLSLAATVGLGIGRFAYALVLPDMRETLGWSYSAAGFMNTINAVGYLVGALMASRLIQRIGWAAAIRLGTLACVAALATCALTGNFVALSLARLVLGLGAAAGFVAGGALAATIAQLRPERANFLLSLFYAGPGIGILASGLIAPFTLQYFGPGSWWIVWWALTLLSVAMTIPLFLIRIESSVRFSEGSHASFAILPVLIYLAGYFLFGAGYIAYMTFMIAYVRDGGGGAAAQAAFWSLIGLSAFVTPWAWRGVLALDRGGLATAIILGTNALGAALPMLGHSPAWLAVSAVVFGVAFFAVVGSTTAFVRFNYPPEVWPTAIAAMTISFGVGQTLGPIVVGAITDALGSLSYALNVSAALLALGAMAALCQRKVGAAKQSVP; from the coding sequence TTGCACGCCCCTGACCGTCCCCCCATCCCGCATCCCGCGCGGCTGATCCTGACCTTGTCGCTGGCGGCGACGGTCGGGCTCGGCATCGGCCGCTTTGCCTATGCGCTGGTGCTGCCGGATATGCGGGAGACCCTCGGCTGGTCCTACTCGGCGGCCGGTTTCATGAACACCATCAACGCCGTCGGCTATCTCGTGGGCGCGCTGATGGCGTCCCGGCTGATCCAGCGAATCGGCTGGGCGGCGGCGATCCGCCTGGGAACCCTGGCCTGCGTCGCCGCGCTCGCCACCTGCGCGCTGACAGGCAATTTCGTCGCGCTGAGCCTGGCCCGCCTCGTGCTGGGCTTGGGGGCTGCAGCCGGCTTCGTCGCCGGCGGCGCGCTGGCTGCGACCATCGCGCAGTTGCGCCCGGAGCGGGCCAATTTCCTGCTGAGCCTGTTCTATGCCGGGCCCGGCATCGGCATTCTCGCCTCGGGGCTGATCGCCCCGTTCACGCTGCAATATTTCGGACCGGGCTCGTGGTGGATCGTCTGGTGGGCGCTGACGCTGCTGTCCGTCGCGATGACGATCCCGCTGTTCCTGATCCGCATCGAGAGCAGCGTCCGCTTCTCGGAAGGCAGCCACGCGTCGTTCGCGATTCTGCCGGTGCTGATCTATCTCGCCGGCTACTTCCTGTTCGGCGCCGGCTACATCGCCTACATGACCTTCATGATCGCCTACGTGCGCGACGGCGGCGGCGGGGCCGCCGCGCAGGCCGCGTTCTGGAGCCTGATCGGGCTCAGCGCCTTCGTGACGCCCTGGGCCTGGCGCGGCGTGCTGGCGCTCGACCGCGGCGGGCTCGCCACCGCCATCATCCTCGGCACCAACGCCCTCGGTGCCGCCCTGCCGATGCTCGGACATTCGCCGGCGTGGCTTGCGGTCTCCGCCGTGGTGTTCGGCGTCGCGTTCTTCGCGGTGGTCGGCTCGACCACCGCCTTCGTCCGCTTCAACTATCCGCCCGAGGTGTGGCCGACCGCGATTGCGGCGATGACGATCTCGTTCGGCGTCGGCCAGACGCTGGGTCCGATCGTGGTCGGTGCGATCACGGATGCGCTGGGCAGCTTGAGTTACGCGTTGAATGTGTCGGCGGCGCTGCTGGCGCTCGGGGCGATGGCGGCGCTGTGCCAGCGCAAGGTGGGGGCGGCCAAACAATCGGTGCCGTAG
- a CDS encoding sulfite exporter TauE/SafE family protein: MIAGLDIKEIVELALLLIATGALSGFLAGVFGIGGGAILVPVFYECFRIAGVPLEVRMPLCVGTSLAVIIPTSIRSFQAHYKRGAVDMAILRVWWLPIVLGVIAGSVVARYAPERLFKIVFVAVAWSAAVRLIFARETWKLGDDLPKGPMMRVYGFVVGILSTLMGIGGGLFSNLLMTFYSRPIHQAVATSSALAVLISIPGALGYIYAGWPAAASYPAVAALQIPFALGYVSLIGAVLVMPMSLVTAPLGVKAAHAMSKRTLEAAFGCYLLIVGSRFVLSLVGGQ; the protein is encoded by the coding sequence GTGATTGCAGGGCTGGACATCAAGGAGATCGTGGAGCTTGCGCTGTTGCTGATCGCAACCGGCGCACTCTCGGGATTTTTGGCCGGGGTGTTCGGCATCGGCGGCGGCGCGATTCTCGTGCCCGTGTTCTACGAATGCTTTCGCATCGCCGGCGTGCCGCTGGAGGTGCGCATGCCGCTCTGCGTCGGCACCTCGCTCGCGGTGATCATCCCAACCTCGATCCGTTCATTCCAGGCGCACTACAAACGCGGCGCCGTCGACATGGCGATCCTGCGCGTGTGGTGGCTGCCGATCGTGCTCGGCGTCATCGCCGGCAGCGTGGTCGCGCGCTACGCGCCGGAACGGCTGTTCAAGATCGTGTTCGTCGCCGTCGCCTGGTCAGCCGCGGTCCGGCTCATCTTCGCACGCGAGACCTGGAAGCTCGGCGATGATCTGCCGAAGGGCCCAATGATGCGCGTCTACGGCTTCGTGGTCGGCATTCTCTCGACGCTGATGGGCATCGGCGGCGGCCTGTTCTCCAACCTGCTGATGACCTTCTACAGCCGTCCCATCCATCAGGCGGTCGCGACCTCGTCGGCGCTCGCGGTGCTGATCTCGATCCCCGGCGCGCTCGGCTACATCTATGCGGGCTGGCCCGCGGCGGCGAGCTATCCGGCCGTCGCAGCGCTGCAGATTCCGTTCGCGCTCGGCTACGTCTCGCTGATCGGCGCCGTGCTGGTCATGCCGATGAGTCTCGTCACCGCGCCGCTAGGCGTGAAGGCCGCGCATGCGATGTCGAAGCGGACGCTGGAAGCTGCGTTCGGGTGCTATCTGTTGATCGTCGGCAGCCGGTTTGTGCTGAGCCTGGTGGGCGGACAATAG
- a CDS encoding cytochrome b/b6 domain-containing protein, which yields MASLTVTDEQVRATPAKVIQPAWVRVMHWVNALAMILMILSGWQIYNASPLFGFSFPREYTLGGWLAGGLLWHFAAMWLLMINGLAYLITGFATGRFAKKLLPITASGVLHDVRAALTFKLGHDDLTVYNYVQRLLYAGIIVVGVLIVLSGLAMWKPVQLYYLVMLFGDYPTARYVHFFCMAAICAFLVIHVLLALLVPKSLRAMIIGR from the coding sequence ATGGCGAGCCTCACAGTCACCGACGAGCAGGTCAGGGCCACTCCGGCCAAAGTGATCCAGCCGGCCTGGGTCCGGGTCATGCATTGGGTCAACGCCCTCGCCATGATCCTGATGATCCTGTCGGGCTGGCAGATCTACAACGCCTCGCCGCTGTTCGGCTTCAGCTTCCCGCGCGAGTACACGCTCGGCGGCTGGCTCGCCGGCGGCCTGCTCTGGCATTTTGCGGCGATGTGGCTGTTGATGATCAACGGCCTCGCTTATCTCATCACCGGCTTCGCCACCGGCCGCTTCGCTAAGAAGCTGCTGCCGATCACGGCGTCCGGCGTGCTTCACGACGTCAGGGCGGCGCTGACCTTCAAGCTCGGCCATGACGATCTCACCGTCTACAATTACGTGCAGCGCCTGCTCTATGCCGGCATCATCGTGGTCGGCGTGCTGATCGTGCTGTCAGGCCTCGCGATGTGGAAGCCGGTGCAGCTCTATTACCTGGTGATGCTGTTCGGCGATTATCCGACCGCGCGCTACGTGCACTTCTTCTGCATGGCCGCGATCTGCGCGTTCCTGGTCATTCATGTTCTGCTCGCGCTGCTGGTGCCGAAGAGCCTGCGCGCGATGATCATCGGTCGCTGA
- a CDS encoding fasciclin domain-containing protein yields MSKRIAYLAAAAFSALAITATVVAPVSAEEKTVMVGGAAMFPSKNIVQNAVNSKDHTTLVAAVKAAGLVPTLESKGPFTVFAPTNAAFGKLPAGTVDNLVKPENKATLTKILTYHVVPGKLAASDLTDGKKMKTAEGEELTVKKMDGKTWIVDAKGGTSMVTISNVNQSNGVIHVVDTVLMPAT; encoded by the coding sequence ATGTCGAAGCGCATTGCCTATCTCGCTGCTGCCGCCTTCAGCGCCCTCGCCATCACCGCGACCGTCGTCGCGCCTGTCAGCGCCGAGGAGAAGACCGTCATGGTCGGCGGCGCCGCGATGTTTCCGTCCAAGAACATCGTCCAGAACGCGGTCAACTCCAAGGACCACACCACGCTGGTCGCGGCGGTCAAGGCGGCGGGCCTGGTGCCGACGCTGGAAAGCAAGGGCCCGTTCACGGTGTTCGCGCCGACCAATGCCGCCTTCGGCAAGCTGCCGGCCGGCACCGTCGACAACCTGGTCAAGCCCGAGAACAAGGCGACCCTGACCAAGATCCTCACCTATCACGTCGTACCCGGCAAGCTCGCGGCCTCCGACCTCACCGACGGCAAGAAGATGAAGACCGCCGAGGGCGAGGAACTGACGGTGAAGAAGATGGACGGCAAGACCTGGATCGTCGATGCCAAGGGCGGCACCTCGATGGTGACGATCTCCAACGTCAACCAGTCCAACGGTGTCATCCATGTGGTCGACACCGTGCTGATGCCGGCGACGTAA
- a CDS encoding malonate--CoA ligase gives MNQAANANLFSRLFDGLDDPKRLAIETHDGTRISYGDLIARAGQMANVLVARGVKPGDRVAVQVEKSVANIVLYLGTVRAGAVYLPLNTAYTLNELDYFIGDAEPSLVVCDPSKAEGLAPIAAKVKAKVETLGADGKGSLTEAADRASREFTTVARENDDLAAILYTSGTTGRSKGAMLTHDNLASNSLSLVDYWRFTDKDVLIHALPIYHTHGLFVATNVTLFARASMIFLPKLDPDLIIKLMSRATVLMGVPTFYTRLLQNPALSHETTKHMRLFISGSAPLLADTHREWSARTGHAVLERYGMTETNMNTSNPYDGERVPGAVGFPLPGVSVRVTDPETGKELPREEIGMIEVKGPNVFKGYWRMPEKTKAEFRPDGFFITGDLGKIDDKGYVHILGRGKDLVISGGFNVYPKEIESEIDAMLGVVESAVIGVPHADFGEGVTAVLVRQPGASIDEPAVLKGLEGRLAKFKMPKRVFVVDELPRNTMGKVQKNVLRETYKDIYAKK, from the coding sequence ATGAACCAAGCTGCCAACGCCAATCTGTTTTCCCGCCTGTTCGACGGCCTGGACGATCCCAAACGCCTCGCAATCGAAACGCATGACGGCACCCGTATCAGCTATGGCGATCTGATCGCGCGCGCCGGGCAAATGGCGAACGTGCTGGTCGCCCGCGGCGTGAAGCCGGGCGACCGCGTCGCGGTGCAGGTTGAAAAATCCGTCGCCAATATCGTGCTGTATCTCGGCACGGTGCGCGCCGGCGCAGTCTACCTGCCGCTCAATACCGCCTACACGCTGAACGAGCTCGACTACTTCATCGGCGATGCCGAACCGTCGCTGGTGGTCTGCGATCCCTCCAAGGCGGAAGGGCTTGCGCCGATCGCCGCCAAGGTGAAGGCCAAGGTCGAGACGCTCGGGGCTGACGGCAAGGGCTCGCTGACGGAGGCCGCCGACAGAGCGAGCCGCGAGTTCACGACGGTGGCGCGCGAAAACGATGATCTCGCCGCGATCCTCTACACCTCGGGCACCACCGGCCGCTCCAAGGGCGCGATGCTGACGCATGACAATCTGGCGTCCAACTCGCTCTCGCTCGTCGACTATTGGCGCTTCACCGACAAGGACGTCCTGATCCACGCGCTGCCGATCTATCACACGCACGGCCTGTTCGTGGCGACCAACGTGACGCTGTTCGCCCGCGCTTCGATGATCTTCCTGCCGAAGCTCGATCCTGACCTCATCATCAAGCTGATGTCGCGCGCGACGGTGCTGATGGGGGTGCCGACCTTCTACACCCGCCTGCTGCAGAACCCCGCGCTGTCGCATGAGACCACGAAGCACATGCGGCTGTTCATCTCGGGCTCGGCGCCGCTGCTCGCCGACACCCATCGCGAATGGTCGGCGCGCACGGGACATGCCGTGCTCGAGCGCTACGGCATGACCGAAACCAACATGAACACGTCGAATCCCTATGACGGCGAGCGCGTGCCCGGCGCGGTCGGTTTCCCGCTGCCGGGCGTCTCGGTGCGCGTCACCGATCCCGAGACAGGGAAAGAGCTGCCGCGCGAGGAGATCGGCATGATCGAGGTCAAGGGCCCGAACGTGTTCAAGGGCTACTGGCGCATGCCGGAGAAGACCAAGGCCGAGTTCCGGCCCGACGGCTTCTTCATCACCGGCGACCTCGGCAAGATCGACGACAAGGGCTACGTCCACATCCTCGGCCGCGGCAAGGATCTCGTGATCTCCGGCGGCTTCAACGTGTACCCGAAGGAAATCGAGAGCGAGATCGACGCCATGCTGGGCGTGGTCGAGTCCGCCGTGATCGGGGTGCCGCATGCCGATTTCGGCGAGGGCGTCACGGCGGTTCTCGTGCGCCAGCCCGGCGCGAGCATCGATGAACCGGCCGTGCTGAAGGGCCTGGAGGGGCGCCTTGCGAAATTCAAGATGCCCAAGCGCGTGTTCGTCGTCGACGAGCTGCCGCGCAATACGATGGGCAAGGTGCAGAAGAACGTGCTTCGCGAGACCTACAAGGATATTTACGCGAAGAAGTGA